One stretch of Novosphingobium pentaromativorans US6-1 DNA includes these proteins:
- the yghU gene encoding glutathione-dependent disulfide-bond oxidoreductase yields the protein MTDLTYTPPKVWTWDAENGGQWAKTNRPISGPTHDKELPRGDHPFQLYSLGTPNGQKVTIMFEELLAAGISDAEYDAWLISIGDGDQFGSGFVSINPNSKIPALLDCSGDEPIRIFESGAILVHLAEKFGKFLPTAPAARAECMSWLMWQMSTAPVIGGGFGHFYAYAPEKYEYPINRYAMETKRIFDVADRRLAENRYLAGDEYTIADIATYGWFGAFLRGDAYEDGATFLDIPGYKNVVRWGEEVGNRKGVQRGRIVNREGEGCVRERHSAADIDAVLSA from the coding sequence ATGACCGATCTCACCTACACGCCGCCGAAAGTCTGGACATGGGATGCGGAAAACGGCGGCCAATGGGCCAAGACCAATCGCCCCATTTCCGGCCCCACCCATGACAAGGAACTGCCGCGCGGGGATCATCCGTTCCAGCTCTATTCGCTGGGCACGCCCAATGGCCAGAAAGTCACGATCATGTTCGAGGAACTGCTCGCGGCAGGCATAAGCGATGCAGAGTACGATGCCTGGCTGATCTCGATCGGCGATGGCGACCAGTTCGGATCGGGCTTTGTCTCGATCAATCCGAATTCGAAGATCCCTGCTCTGCTCGACTGCTCGGGCGATGAGCCGATCCGCATCTTCGAATCGGGCGCGATCCTCGTCCACCTCGCCGAGAAATTCGGCAAGTTCCTTCCCACCGCACCTGCCGCGCGCGCCGAGTGCATGTCATGGCTGATGTGGCAGATGTCCACGGCCCCGGTGATCGGCGGCGGCTTCGGGCACTTCTACGCTTATGCGCCCGAGAAGTACGAGTACCCGATCAACCGTTATGCAATGGAAACGAAGCGGATCTTCGATGTCGCGGACCGGCGCCTTGCCGAGAACCGCTACCTCGCCGGGGACGAGTACACGATCGCGGACATCGCCACTTACGGCTGGTTCGGCGCATTCCTTCGCGGTGACGCCTATGAGGACGGCGCAACCTTCTTGGACATTCCCGGCTACAAGAACGTCGTGCGCTGGGGCGAGGAAGTGGGCAACCGCAAGGGAGTCCAGCGCGGCCGCATCGTCAACCGCGAGGGCGAAGGCTGCGTACGCGAACGCCACAGCGCTGCCGATATCGACGCGGTCCTTTCCGCCTGA
- a CDS encoding enoyl-CoA hydratase/isomerase family protein → MTFTTLRYDVQDHVAVITYDRQERRNAWGLAMYREVHAAVERANADDTVGAIVLTHEGPIFCAGTDFKDGPHEKDPATGIRPNMATESMALDRSWLHLLAAAKPVIAAVNGKAIGAGVTQLLPTDIRVSGQSSTYSFPFLELGFMPELGCTALLPRLVGYGRAVDLCLTAATLTAAEALNIGLVSRVVPDDDVLSTAMKLATKIAGYPRRQVSFTRRLLRENYLEEDLNRILGRETEAFRTVLREAKAKKAARQDREGK, encoded by the coding sequence ATGACCTTCACCACCTTGCGCTACGACGTTCAGGATCACGTTGCCGTCATCACTTATGACCGGCAGGAACGACGCAACGCCTGGGGACTGGCGATGTATCGCGAGGTGCACGCGGCAGTCGAACGCGCCAATGCAGATGATACGGTCGGGGCCATCGTGCTGACGCACGAGGGGCCGATCTTCTGCGCAGGGACCGACTTCAAGGACGGCCCGCATGAGAAAGACCCCGCCACTGGTATTCGGCCCAATATGGCTACCGAGTCGATGGCGCTGGATCGCAGTTGGCTGCATCTGCTGGCGGCAGCCAAGCCAGTGATCGCTGCCGTCAATGGCAAGGCTATTGGTGCGGGTGTCACGCAATTGTTGCCCACCGATATCAGGGTGAGCGGACAATCGTCGACTTACAGCTTTCCGTTCCTCGAACTGGGTTTCATGCCGGAGCTGGGCTGTACCGCCTTGCTGCCACGGTTGGTGGGCTATGGCCGTGCCGTGGATCTGTGCCTGACCGCGGCGACACTGACGGCTGCCGAGGCGTTGAATATCGGGCTGGTATCGCGCGTGGTACCAGATGACGATGTGCTCTCGACAGCGATGAAACTGGCGACGAAAATCGCTGGCTATCCGCGGCGGCAGGTCAGCTTCACCAGACGTCTCCTGCGCGAAAACTACCTCGAGGAGGATCTCAACCGGATTCTCGGCCGGGAGACCGAGGCGTTCCGCACTGTGCTGCGGGAGGCCAAGGCCAAGAAGGCGGCCAGGCAGGATCGGGAGGGCAAATGA
- a CDS encoding FAS1-like dehydratase domain-containing protein — MSESKIRKPANESKSQSDYGILTDEGIAKLRERIGIQTNKPAPPHNYEVTWDGTRHFAYGYGDSNPLWCDRDYGATTRWRGLIAPPNFIYTMGEPGAPKPSPEIKAKLKGDPLAGLGSYQAQMEIEWWRPLRPGDRLFKRNAIIGVQVKEKSEFSGRSVAEIQGWLYYNQDEELVAIQRGTWIRAERHASAEKKKTYDLPEAYSKEYLEKIEAAYDAETIRGADTLYFEDVSEGDELPTIVRGPLRMSDVIVWHLGWGMQLTPPGAFGLSHRIRKKTPGLFTPNELNVPDTVQRLHWEKAWANKLGIPIPYDYGGLRETFLTNVVTNWMGDDGWLWQLSCQHRKFVYHGDTYWIKGKVSKKVQQEGRNEVHLDVRVENQHGNVVTPGSAIVLLPSRDAPVSLPEPARCGIDDMYAYEVERLRQD, encoded by the coding sequence ATGTCTGAATCCAAGATCCGGAAGCCCGCAAACGAAAGCAAGTCGCAATCCGATTATGGCATCCTGACCGATGAGGGTATCGCGAAGTTGCGCGAGCGGATCGGGATCCAGACCAACAAGCCCGCGCCGCCGCACAATTACGAGGTGACTTGGGATGGTACGCGCCATTTCGCCTATGGCTATGGTGACAGCAATCCGCTGTGGTGCGACAGGGATTACGGTGCGACGACGCGCTGGCGCGGCCTCATCGCTCCGCCCAATTTCATTTATACGATGGGAGAGCCAGGTGCCCCCAAACCTTCGCCGGAGATCAAGGCCAAGCTGAAGGGCGATCCGCTCGCGGGCTTGGGCTCATACCAGGCGCAGATGGAAATAGAGTGGTGGCGGCCGCTTCGGCCCGGTGACCGTCTGTTCAAGCGCAATGCTATCATCGGCGTGCAGGTCAAGGAAAAGTCCGAATTTTCCGGGCGCTCAGTGGCCGAGATCCAGGGGTGGCTCTATTACAATCAGGACGAGGAACTCGTCGCGATTCAGCGCGGCACCTGGATTCGTGCGGAACGCCATGCCTCGGCGGAGAAGAAAAAGACTTACGATCTGCCCGAGGCCTATTCAAAGGAATATCTGGAGAAGATCGAAGCGGCTTACGATGCCGAAACGATCCGCGGTGCCGACACGCTCTATTTCGAGGACGTGAGTGAGGGCGACGAACTGCCGACCATCGTGCGCGGCCCCTTGCGCATGTCGGACGTTATCGTCTGGCACCTTGGCTGGGGCATGCAGCTGACGCCGCCCGGCGCTTTCGGGCTCTCGCATCGGATCCGGAAGAAAACGCCCGGTCTGTTCACTCCCAACGAATTGAACGTTCCCGACACGGTGCAGCGTCTGCATTGGGAGAAGGCTTGGGCCAACAAGCTCGGTATCCCTATCCCCTATGATTATGGCGGCCTGCGCGAGACGTTCTTGACCAATGTCGTCACCAACTGGATGGGCGATGATGGCTGGCTGTGGCAGCTGTCGTGCCAGCATCGCAAGTTCGTCTATCACGGCGATACCTATTGGATTAAGGGCAAGGTCAGCAAGAAGGTCCAACAGGAAGGACGGAACGAGGTTCATCTCGATGTGAGGGTCGAGAACCAGCACGGCAATGTCGTGACGCCGGGTTCCGCCATCGTACTGTTGCCCTCACGCGATGCGCCTGTTTCGCTGCCTGAGCCGGCCCGATGCGGCATCGACGACATGTATGCCTATGAAGTGGAGCGGCTGCGCCAGGATTGA
- a CDS encoding SDR family NAD(P)-dependent oxidoreductase, whose protein sequence is MKDLINKVAVVTGAASGIGEGIAITAARRGANVVLADIAADRMGRVTQRLKDECGVRALEVPTDVSDPEAVEHLAEAAYAEFGAVHMLFNNAGFSRYGASWDMPMEDWKAVMDTDFYGCLYGIRAFVPRMIAAGEPGHIINTASLAGLVPTPRSAPYAAAKHALVGLSASLRYELEMEQIPIKVTVVCPGYIKTGILQRLGERISTATSDLDRKLIETVTAGCESGMDIEEAGRVILDGVANGQFWISPNGARFEQSIRDLHQNLYEEAF, encoded by the coding sequence ATGAAAGACCTGATAAACAAGGTCGCCGTCGTTACGGGCGCCGCGTCTGGTATTGGCGAGGGGATCGCAATCACCGCGGCGCGTCGCGGCGCGAATGTGGTACTTGCCGATATCGCTGCGGACCGCATGGGACGGGTGACGCAGCGCCTAAAGGACGAATGCGGCGTGCGGGCGCTTGAAGTGCCGACCGATGTCAGCGATCCAGAAGCGGTCGAGCATCTGGCGGAAGCTGCCTATGCTGAATTTGGCGCCGTCCACATGCTGTTCAACAATGCGGGCTTCAGCCGCTATGGCGCGTCTTGGGACATGCCGATGGAAGACTGGAAGGCGGTGATGGATACCGACTTCTATGGCTGCCTCTATGGCATTCGCGCGTTTGTGCCGCGGATGATTGCGGCAGGCGAGCCGGGCCACATCATCAACACGGCGTCCCTGGCAGGGTTGGTGCCGACGCCGCGCAGCGCGCCTTATGCCGCGGCCAAACACGCCTTGGTGGGCCTGTCCGCGTCGTTGCGCTACGAACTGGAGATGGAGCAGATACCCATCAAGGTGACGGTAGTGTGCCCGGGATACATCAAGACCGGTATTCTCCAGCGTCTCGGCGAGCGGATAAGTACCGCGACATCTGACCTGGATCGCAAGCTGATCGAAACCGTAACGGCTGGCTGCGAAAGCGGCATGGATATCGAGGAGGCGGGGCGAGTCATTCTCGACGGAGTGGCGAACGGTCAGTTCTGGATTTCTCCGAATGGTGCCCGGTTCGAACAGTCGATCCGTGATTTGCACCAGAACCTTTATGAAGAGGCATTTTGA
- a CDS encoding NAD(P)H-dependent flavin oxidoreductase, whose amino-acid sequence MFLVSGPEMVAEACKAGIVGALPRANARELGQFDAWLMQIADARARHADQHPGARIGPIAVNLATNLSRDELRENLAVCKRHGVQIIISAVGDPTELTKEVHDWGGVIFHDVTALRFAEKAIGAGVDGLTCIGAGGGGHSGLISHLALVPKVRSMFDGVVLMAGAIGNGAAIRAAEVLGADLAYMGTRFIATREAPVHSSYKQMLVDEACAGLMYTPAISGIPANWMKASMEANGLDPAALPVPEKGAKPYAHLPQGVKPWKTLWSAGQGIELIRDVPNVSELVARLRREYVAACETPSLIDAARLVDEVQSLTE is encoded by the coding sequence ATGTTCCTCGTCTCCGGCCCGGAGATGGTGGCCGAGGCCTGCAAGGCAGGGATAGTCGGGGCGTTGCCAAGGGCCAATGCACGTGAATTGGGACAGTTCGATGCCTGGCTGATGCAGATTGCCGATGCGCGTGCAAGGCATGCAGACCAGCACCCCGGCGCCAGGATCGGCCCAATTGCGGTAAATCTCGCAACAAATTTGTCCCGGGACGAACTGCGCGAAAACCTTGCGGTTTGTAAACGTCATGGGGTTCAAATCATCATCAGTGCAGTTGGAGACCCAACAGAACTGACGAAGGAAGTGCATGATTGGGGCGGCGTGATCTTTCACGATGTGACCGCCTTGCGTTTTGCTGAAAAGGCGATTGGCGCGGGCGTCGACGGTCTGACTTGTATCGGCGCAGGCGGCGGCGGGCATTCCGGTCTCATCAGTCACTTGGCGCTGGTGCCCAAGGTGCGCTCGATGTTCGATGGGGTTGTTCTTATGGCCGGCGCAATCGGCAATGGCGCCGCAATCCGCGCGGCCGAAGTGCTGGGCGCCGATCTTGCCTATATGGGAACGCGTTTCATCGCCACGCGCGAGGCGCCGGTGCATTCCAGCTACAAACAGATGCTGGTCGACGAAGCCTGTGCCGGGTTGATGTATACGCCCGCCATTTCAGGCATCCCCGCCAACTGGATGAAGGCCTCGATGGAGGCTAACGGTCTCGACCCGGCGGCATTGCCGGTTCCGGAGAAGGGCGCCAAGCCCTATGCGCACCTGCCTCAAGGCGTGAAGCCCTGGAAAACTTTGTGGAGCGCCGGACAGGGGATCGAGCTTATCCGGGATGTGCCCAATGTCTCCGAACTGGTGGCCCGGCTTCGGCGCGAATATGTCGCAGCCTGCGAAACGCCCAGCCTGATCGATGCGGCGCGCCTGGTGGATGAGGTTCAATCGCTGACCGAGTGA
- a CDS encoding TonB-dependent receptor produces MSCQSSIEILETIFDRSKRPQQRGEAMQSAVNSNIGLIGRLMSSCSLGLIAICGAGSVHAQEQVNGKDAASQPPSVKVLDTIVVTAQRREQQFQDVPLSIAAYSGEALKRENITDTRQLEQISPSLNYGQGTSLKGGAFNLRGVSSQTTGGGVQPSTAMVLDGVPLLRPGEFVSALGDIQRVEVLNGPQGTLFGKNATAGVISIITNRPTDRFEGEVSASYTTDDELLVRGVLNVPLTEGIRTRVAAYYNNLEPLIKNQFEGGDDWGSRKNYGVRAKVEFDLGPDVELLLTGEYQRLNDGFTLYFPINSSTGPGRAALEDAARGYTAAFGKVINNTDGYNRDRGTYKNVTAELNWDINDKTSLTSISSYRDAKFYGSSGDPDMSPLGLTPGRNTLPLISPFVQGVTLLSRKLSYSTGPQYFTQETRINYGDEQFDAVGGLFFQTMTEDSTSTFPFLIYSGIPGYYIYANSTPQARTENDTWAAFGDLTWHATDTLSLFGGLRYTHETIRTRYKNDVWTANSASGVAFLPGYVNPGISALPPTGYSNFDPVTGDFFGPGTFYDEVTGGIVPLPTSTKSFDENLTTNNLSGRIGIQWQPTSDQNYYFSYNRGYKGGAIDIARGAQAPNPALGTTPVVAPEKAYSFELGTKLSLFKNRVDVSLNLYHQRIQNVQQTVLTTISSGTQLLNAGKLKLDGGEFEVRALLFEGLVVNGSVAYNDARYGGTLPNGELPRVGCYPGQTADQGCTDPDGAGPRGFSTPIAGNRAQNAPEWKFNVGATYTLDTPSLPFNIVTSANYNWVDAIQFNLNNDPTTIQPSHGILNASITLVDQNDRWEFQIFARNLTNEFYYSGVSDANNQLARTFGFLGRDYKRYGGARLTVKF; encoded by the coding sequence TTGAGTTGCCAGTCTAGTATTGAGATATTAGAAACGATTTTTGATAGGTCAAAACGGCCACAACAACGGGGGGAAGCGATGCAAAGCGCAGTAAATTCCAATATCGGATTGATTGGTCGGTTGATGTCAAGCTGCTCGCTTGGGTTGATCGCGATCTGCGGTGCAGGTTCGGTACATGCTCAAGAACAGGTCAATGGGAAGGATGCGGCGTCCCAGCCCCCTTCCGTCAAGGTTCTTGACACTATTGTTGTGACTGCCCAGCGCCGCGAGCAACAGTTTCAGGATGTTCCGCTTTCGATAGCCGCCTATTCGGGTGAAGCCCTGAAGCGCGAGAATATCACCGATACGCGCCAGCTCGAACAGATTTCACCTTCGCTGAACTATGGCCAGGGGACCAGCCTGAAAGGCGGCGCCTTCAACTTGCGCGGCGTGTCGAGCCAGACGACCGGCGGCGGGGTGCAGCCCAGCACCGCCATGGTCCTGGATGGCGTCCCCCTATTGCGCCCGGGAGAATTCGTATCGGCGCTTGGTGACATTCAGCGCGTCGAAGTGCTGAACGGGCCGCAAGGAACCCTGTTCGGCAAGAATGCAACCGCAGGTGTGATCAGCATCATCACCAATCGTCCGACCGACCGTTTCGAGGGGGAGGTCAGCGCCTCTTATACGACCGATGACGAATTGCTGGTTCGCGGTGTGCTGAACGTGCCTCTTACAGAGGGCATTCGGACGCGTGTTGCCGCTTATTACAACAACCTCGAGCCATTGATCAAAAACCAGTTCGAGGGTGGCGATGACTGGGGGTCGCGAAAGAATTACGGCGTCCGTGCCAAGGTGGAATTCGATCTGGGACCCGATGTCGAGTTGTTGCTGACGGGCGAGTATCAGCGCCTCAACGATGGCTTCACGCTCTATTTTCCGATCAATTCGTCGACCGGACCCGGTCGCGCAGCGCTTGAAGATGCCGCGCGCGGATATACGGCGGCTTTCGGCAAGGTGATCAACAATACCGATGGCTACAATCGCGATCGGGGCACATACAAGAACGTCACTGCCGAACTGAACTGGGACATCAACGACAAGACCTCGTTGACCTCTATCAGCAGCTATCGTGATGCGAAGTTCTACGGCAGTTCCGGCGATCCCGACATGTCGCCTCTCGGCCTGACGCCGGGACGCAACACGCTTCCTCTAATCAGCCCCTTTGTCCAGGGTGTCACGCTGCTCAGCCGTAAGTTGTCTTATTCCACGGGGCCTCAATATTTCACGCAGGAAACCCGCATCAACTATGGGGATGAGCAGTTCGATGCCGTTGGTGGTCTGTTCTTCCAGACCATGACCGAGGATAGCACCAGCACTTTCCCGTTCCTGATCTATTCCGGAATTCCCGGATATTACATCTATGCGAATTCGACGCCGCAGGCCCGTACCGAGAACGATACCTGGGCGGCGTTCGGCGATCTGACCTGGCATGCCACGGACACGCTGTCTCTCTTCGGTGGCTTGCGTTATACGCATGAGACTATCCGTACGCGTTACAAGAACGATGTCTGGACCGCCAACTCCGCTTCGGGTGTAGCGTTCCTTCCCGGTTACGTGAACCCGGGAATTTCGGCACTGCCGCCTACTGGTTATTCGAATTTCGATCCGGTTACGGGCGATTTCTTCGGGCCGGGGACGTTCTATGACGAGGTGACCGGCGGCATCGTTCCGCTGCCGACTTCGACAAAGTCCTTCGATGAGAATCTGACGACCAACAATCTTTCCGGACGCATCGGCATCCAGTGGCAGCCGACGTCGGATCAGAACTATTATTTCTCCTACAATCGCGGATACAAGGGCGGCGCAATCGATATTGCACGAGGCGCACAGGCTCCCAATCCGGCCCTTGGTACGACGCCGGTCGTCGCGCCGGAAAAGGCTTACAGCTTTGAGCTGGGTACCAAGCTGTCCCTCTTCAAGAACCGCGTTGATGTGTCACTCAATCTTTATCATCAGCGCATTCAGAATGTTCAGCAGACCGTCCTGACGACGATCAGCAGCGGAACGCAGCTCTTGAACGCCGGCAAGTTGAAACTGGACGGCGGAGAGTTCGAGGTGCGGGCGCTGTTGTTCGAAGGGCTCGTGGTCAACGGCAGCGTCGCCTACAACGATGCGCGTTACGGTGGAACCTTGCCCAACGGGGAACTGCCGAGGGTGGGCTGTTACCCAGGGCAGACCGCAGATCAAGGCTGTACCGACCCCGATGGAGCCGGACCGCGTGGCTTCAGCACTCCTATCGCGGGCAATCGCGCACAGAATGCACCGGAATGGAAATTCAATGTCGGTGCGACGTACACGCTCGATACGCCATCCTTGCCGTTCAATATCGTGACGTCGGCCAATTATAACTGGGTCGATGCTATACAGTTCAATCTGAACAATGATCCAACGACGATACAGCCATCGCATGGCATTCTGAACGCTTCCATTACGCTGGTCGACCAGAACGATCGGTGGGAGTTCCAGATTTTCGCACGGAACCTGACCAACGAATTCTACTATAGCGGCGTTTCCGACGCCAATAACCAGCTTGCCCGCACTTTCGGGTTCCTGGGGCGCGATTACAAGCGCTATGGCGGAGCGCGTTTGACTGTGAAGTTCTGA
- a CDS encoding flavin-containing monooxygenase: MNGEIGKMSVDTKEKSKSIEALRERIDVEALRRKYREERDKRTSQDRGNYVYMNPELAARFDHDPWAKTDGSREPVSRDVEVLICGGGISGLVTGGTLRKNGLDPEDICIIDRGSDFGGTWYWARYPGLSCDTESFVYLPFLEETGYIPKEKYSKGYEIFEQCQRVGRHFDLYKGALFQTRIEDAIWDEDKDRWIVTTDRGDEIRARYMFRANSLTSEAKLPGVPGLDTFKGHAFHALRWDYDYTGGSPTDELTGLKDKRVAIVGTGATAIQAVPPLGEAAKELLVFQRTPSSVNIRANRPTDPEWAASLKPGWQRERMENFLNIISGFPEQEDMVDDGWTWSVGKAFRRFEKEGSEPFTPEKQELLDFETMNGIRDRVDQVVEDPQTAEALKPWYGIMCKRPCFHDGYLETFNRPNVTLVDTDGQGIERITENGIVAGGKEYEVDCIIFATGFDVSGTRWKGPDPKGANGKRLSERWRENLATLHGLIVPGFPNMFTLTGPGSTLATTVTYGFMVQAEHCARIINYCREHDIDRFEVKPEAAEAWWDIILEKSLAHKDYYEACTPGYYNAEGKGSVFGRHYGEGPVAYGRKLQEWADTRLTEDLIFD, from the coding sequence CCCGAACTTGCTGCTCGCTTCGATCACGATCCCTGGGCCAAAACCGATGGCAGCCGCGAGCCGGTGAGCCGCGACGTCGAAGTGCTCATTTGCGGCGGTGGCATCTCCGGCTTGGTTACGGGCGGAACCTTGCGCAAGAATGGTCTCGACCCTGAAGACATCTGCATTATCGATCGCGGCAGCGACTTCGGCGGAACCTGGTACTGGGCCCGCTATCCCGGCCTCTCGTGTGACACCGAAAGCTTCGTGTACCTGCCGTTTCTCGAGGAAACCGGCTACATTCCCAAGGAAAAGTACTCCAAGGGTTACGAAATCTTCGAACAGTGCCAGCGCGTGGGTCGACATTTCGACCTCTATAAAGGGGCCCTGTTCCAGACCCGCATCGAGGATGCCATCTGGGACGAGGACAAGGATCGCTGGATCGTCACTACCGATCGCGGCGACGAAATCCGCGCGCGATATATGTTTCGCGCCAACAGCTTGACTAGCGAGGCGAAGCTTCCGGGCGTTCCGGGATTGGACACGTTCAAGGGCCATGCCTTCCACGCGCTGCGCTGGGATTACGACTACACCGGCGGCAGCCCGACTGATGAACTCACCGGCCTGAAGGACAAGCGTGTGGCCATCGTCGGAACCGGGGCGACGGCGATCCAGGCCGTGCCGCCGCTGGGCGAAGCCGCAAAGGAGCTGCTTGTTTTCCAGCGCACACCGTCTTCGGTGAACATTCGCGCCAATCGGCCGACTGATCCGGAATGGGCGGCCAGCCTGAAGCCCGGCTGGCAGCGAGAGCGGATGGAGAACTTCCTGAACATCATCAGCGGCTTCCCGGAACAGGAAGACATGGTCGATGATGGCTGGACGTGGTCGGTGGGCAAGGCCTTTCGCCGGTTCGAGAAGGAAGGTTCCGAACCCTTCACTCCGGAAAAGCAGGAACTGCTCGACTTTGAAACCATGAACGGCATTCGCGACCGCGTCGATCAGGTGGTCGAGGATCCGCAGACGGCAGAGGCACTCAAGCCCTGGTACGGCATCATGTGCAAGCGTCCGTGCTTTCATGACGGCTATCTGGAAACGTTCAATCGCCCCAATGTAACGCTGGTTGACACCGACGGGCAGGGCATCGAGCGCATAACCGAAAACGGCATCGTCGCCGGCGGCAAGGAATATGAAGTCGATTGCATCATCTTTGCGACCGGCTTCGACGTATCTGGGACCCGATGGAAGGGGCCGGATCCGAAGGGCGCAAATGGAAAGCGGCTGTCCGAACGCTGGCGCGAAAACCTGGCAACACTTCATGGCCTGATCGTTCCGGGTTTCCCCAACATGTTCACCCTGACCGGACCGGGAAGCACGCTGGCGACCACCGTGACGTACGGATTCATGGTTCAGGCGGAACACTGTGCCCGGATTATCAACTATTGCCGTGAGCACGACATTGACCGGTTCGAGGTGAAGCCGGAGGCGGCCGAGGCATGGTGGGATATCATCCTGGAAAAATCGCTGGCACATAAGGATTATTACGAGGCCTGCACCCCTGGCTATTACAATGCCGAGGGCAAAGGCTCGGTCTTCGGTCGTCACTATGGTGAAGGGCCGGTCGCTTATGGTCGCAAGCTGCAGGAGTGGGCCGATACCAGGCTGACTGAGGATTTGATATTCGATTGA
- a CDS encoding branched-chain amino acid aminotransferase has protein sequence MATLADAGLTFTSLPHPAPTGADQRAAILANPGFGTNFSDHMVVIEWTDGQGWHDAVIGPRQPIALDPAASVLHYAQEIFEGLKAYKQADGSIALFRPEANAARFNRSAERLAMPELPEALFVESIERLVQADRDWIPEAEGASLYLRPFMIATEAFLGVRPAKQYKFIVIASPAGNYFKSGAPAVSIWVSDYTRAAPGGTGAAKCGGNYAASLVPQGEAIARGHDQVVFLDAAEHKWIEELGGMNLYFVFDDGTLLTPELTGTILPGITRDSLLTLAREEGLTVTEGRYSIDQWREDAQSGRLVETFACGTAAVVTPVGKVSGRDGEFNIGSGGPGQLTQKLKSRLVAIQRGQEADTHGWIRKIG, from the coding sequence ATGGCGACGCTCGCCGATGCCGGCCTGACCTTCACTTCCCTGCCCCACCCCGCACCGACCGGTGCGGATCAGCGGGCTGCGATTCTTGCCAATCCGGGCTTCGGCACGAACTTCTCGGATCACATGGTGGTGATCGAGTGGACCGATGGCCAGGGCTGGCACGATGCCGTAATCGGTCCGCGCCAGCCGATCGCGCTCGATCCGGCCGCTTCTGTCCTCCACTACGCGCAGGAAATCTTCGAGGGCCTCAAGGCCTACAAGCAGGCGGACGGCAGCATTGCCCTCTTCCGCCCCGAAGCCAACGCCGCGCGCTTCAACCGCTCGGCCGAACGCCTCGCCATGCCCGAACTGCCCGAAGCGCTCTTCGTCGAATCCATCGAGCGCCTGGTCCAGGCCGACCGCGACTGGATCCCCGAGGCCGAAGGCGCTTCACTCTACCTGCGCCCGTTCATGATCGCGACCGAGGCCTTCCTCGGCGTGCGTCCGGCCAAGCAGTACAAGTTCATCGTCATCGCCAGCCCGGCGGGCAACTACTTCAAGTCGGGCGCCCCGGCTGTCTCGATCTGGGTCAGCGACTATACGCGCGCCGCTCCCGGCGGCACCGGTGCGGCCAAGTGCGGCGGCAACTACGCCGCCAGCCTCGTACCGCAGGGCGAGGCAATTGCCCGCGGCCACGACCAGGTCGTCTTCCTCGATGCCGCCGAGCACAAGTGGATCGAGGAACTGGGCGGCATGAACCTCTACTTCGTGTTCGACGACGGCACCCTGCTCACCCCGGAACTGACAGGTACGATCCTGCCCGGCATTACCCGCGACAGCCTGCTCACCCTCGCCCGCGAGGAAGGGCTCACCGTCACCGAAGGCCGGTATTCGATCGACCAATGGCGCGAGGATGCGCAATCGGGTCGCCTTGTCGAGACTTTCGCTTGCGGCACCGCCGCCGTGGTCACCCCAGTCGGCAAGGTTTCCGGCCGCGACGGAGAGTTCAACATCGGCTCGGGCGGGCCCGGCCAGCTCACCCAGAAACTCAAGAGCCGCCTCGTCGCCATCCAGCGCGGGCAGGAAGCCGATACCCACGGCTGGATCCGCAAGATCGGCTGA